The following nucleotide sequence is from Achromobacter spanius.
CCTGGAACACGAGTTCGCCCGTGTGGCTGCCGCGCATGCCCAGTTTGTCCAGCTTTTGCGCCACCGAAAAGCCCTTGAAGCCTTTTTCAACCAGGAAGGCGGTGATGCCGCGCTGGTGGGCCTCGGGGTCAGTCTTGGCGTAGACCACCAGCGTGTCGGCGTCGGGGCCGTTGGTGATCCACATCTTGGTGCCGTTCAGCACGTAGCGGTCGCCCTTCTTGTCGGCGCGCAGCTTCATGCTGACCACGTCCGAGCCGGCGCCCGGTTCGCTCATGGCCAGCGCGCCCACGTGTTCGCCGGAAATGAGCTTGGGCAGGTACTTGGCTTTTTGCGCCGCGGTGCCGTTGCGGTTGATCTGGTTCACGCACAGATTGGAGTGCGCACCATACGACAGGCCCACCGAGGCGCTGGCGCGCGAGATTTCTTCCATCACCACCATATGAGCCAGGTAGCCCATGTTGGCGCCGCCGTATTCCTCGTCGGCCGTCATGCCCAACACACCGAGTTCACCGAATTTGCGCCAGAGATCCATGGGGAACTGGTCGCTGCGGTCTACCTCGGCCGCGCGCGGCGCGATCTCGGCTTGTGCAAAATTGCGCACGGCGTCGCGCAGCATGTCCAGGTCTTCGCCCAGGTCGAAGTTCAGGCCGGGTAGGTTCATCGATGTCTCCGTGATAGTGGGTGCTTACATTCTTGTGGGCGCCTTGGGGCCGGCGCCGCGCCGCCATCGTGTGGCTCATCATGCGCCGATCACGCATCGCTACGCAATGATGCACCGCAAATATTACGTTTACGTAAACGTAAATTGGAGTCGGGTTATCCCTAGGGAATGGCGCGCGGGCGCGCGCCGTCCAGCCAGATCAGGGTTTGATCGCCGCTACCGTGGCGCGCCTGTGCGGCTTGTGGGGCACGCCGCGGTCGTCCACGGGCAGGTCCATGACGCGATACCGCATGACCGCCAGCGACTTCGGATTGGTGATGCGCGCCATGTGGGCGCATTGCGCGCACCAGTGGCCCGCGCGGATGGACGCGAACGGCGCGTGCCAATCGTGCCCGCGATGGCACAGCCAGTGCATTTTCTTGGTGGTGTTCTGGTAGACGGACGTCAGGCATTCGCCGCCCCGTTCTCGCGCCGCCTGATGCGCGGCTTCGATACCCAGGCGCTTGTGCAGGTTGGCGCACACGCCGCACCAACTGCCCAACATGATCTTGCCGCCGGTGGTAAGCCATTCATGACCATCGGCGCAACGGAAACGGTAGCGTACCCCGAGCCCGCTATAGGCGTCCGCCAGGCAGGCGCCGCCGCGCTCGGCCGCTTTGCGCTGCAAGCGCTCCAGGCCGTCGGGGTGCCGATAGCCTTCCACCTTGCGCAGCCGCGCGCATTCCGGGCACCAGGTGCGCCGCAATACATCCACGCCCGCCGCCTCCCATTCGTGGCCGGCGCCGCAGCGGAATTGGAAGGTTCGCTGGCCACGGGGGCTGGCGGTGTCCAGGCACTGACCGCCCCGCAAGGCCGCCGTTTGATGGATGCGCAGCAGAAGGTCGTCGCGCCTGCGCCGGTAGCCCGCGTTCCGGCCGCAGACGGCGCAGCCCACGCGTTGCAACGCCTTGTTGCCCTTGCGGTTCCAGGCGTGGCCCGCCTCGCAATGGAAGCGATGAGGTTTGTCCCAGCCCAGCCAGTGCGTTTCCAGGCAGGTCACCCCGTTTTGCTGGGATAGTTCGATCAGGCGCGCAAAGTTGGACGCGGCGGCGCATACGGGGCATCGGATCTCAAGCGCGCGGCCGAAGGTTTGCAGCGTCCGTTGGAACAGATGTCCTTCACGGCATTGAAAGCGATACGTTGCTGACAAGCCGCGCCAATCGGTGTCCAGGCATTGGAAACCCGCGGCGTCGGCGCCGGCGCGCAGCCGTGGCTGACGGTCAAGAATGGGGTGATGACGACTCTTGTGCATGAGGAATCCTGTTGCCAAAGACACCGCCATGACTGCCGTGCGCGAGAGATGCCGAACACCGCTTGGGAAATTTGACAGGTGCAGGCAAGGGGCACGACTTGCTCCGGACAATCGCAGCCGCGACGGCCTGGATGGCGATGGCCGATCTTGCCTTCCCGTTGGGCGCAAAGATATTGGATAAGTCTTATTTTTGGGCGGAACTATCCGATCCGCCGACCCCAATGATTGCGCTGCCGGCATGCCGGCATATTGCGCGCCGGGGGGAACACCGCGCCGTGGGGCGCCTTACCGAGCCGCCGTCCTCAGCCGCCACGCGGCCCGAACATGATCACCAGCATGCCGGCCAGGCACAGGCCCACGCCGAGCCAGTCGCTCAGGCTGGGACGCACGCCGTCAACGGCCCACAGCCACATCAGCGCCATGCCGATGTACACGCCGCCATACGCGGCATAGACCCGTCCCGACGCGGCGGGGTGCAGCGTCAACAGCCAGGCGAACAGGGCCAGGCTGGCCGCGGCGGGCGCCAGCAGCCAGATGGAATGGCCCTTGCGCAGCCATAGGTAAGGCAGATAGCAGCCGATGATTTCGGCCAACGCCGTCAGGACGAACAGCGCCAGGGTTTGCAGCATGGCCATGCGTTGGCCTTTACGGTTTTTTCGCGAGCAGCGCGCGGCACTCGCGTTCTTGCTGGGCGATTTCCTGCAGCGTGTCTTCGATGTCGCGGCGCTGTTGCTCCAGCGTGGCGCGATGCTGTTCCAGTACGCTCAGGTACTGGCGCAATTGCACCTCGGTGTCGCCCGGACTGTCGTACATATCGATCAGCGTCAGGATTTCAGACAGCTGCAACCCCAGGCGTTTGCCGCGCAGCGCCAGCTTCAAGCGCGTGCGATCGCGCGGGCCGAAGATGCGGTTGCGGCCCTCGCGCGCCGGGCTGACGATTCCCTGGTCTTCGTAGAAGCGGATCGTGCGGGGCGTAACGTCGAACTCGCGGGCGAGTTCAGAGATGGTCCAGGTTGACGAGGGCATGCGACGTGTGGCAGTTTACGTAAACGTAAATTATGATGACTTGACGTGAACGTCAAGCGTGGAGCGCGAGGCAATGAACCCCAACGAACAGAAACTGCAGTACCCCTGGGCAGACCTTCAGCCCGAAGCCGGCCGTGCCCAAGTGGTGGCCGACGGCGTCAAGTGGATCCGGATGCCGCTGCCGTTCGCGCTGGATCATATCAACCTCTGGCTGCTGCGCGACAACATCGACGGCCAGGACGGCTGGACCATCGTTGACTGTGGCATCTCGCGCGACGAAGTGAAGTCGCTGTGGGAAGACGTTTTCAAGAACGAGCTGGAAGGCCTGCCCGTGCTGCGTGTGCTGGTCACGCACATGCACCCCGACCACATCGGCCTGGCCCATTGGCTGTGCGAACGCTGGAACGCGCGGTTGTGGATGACGATGACGGACTTCATGGTGGCGTCGTTGTGGTCGTCGCGCCGCAACGATGCGGGCGCCGGTCCCGGTGGCCAGTCGGCGGTGGAGCACTTCGCCCGCCATGGCTTGACCGACCCCGACGCGCAAGAGCAGATCCGCCAGCGCGCCAACTACTTCCCGAACCTGGTGCCTGCCGTACCCGCGCGCTACACGCGCATCATGCACGGCGATCAGGTCCGCATTGGCGGCCATGACTGGCGCGTGATCGTGGGCTATGGCCATGCGCCCGAGCATGCGTCGCTGTTTTCGCCCGACCTGAACGTGCTGATCTCCGGCGACATGGTCTTGCCGCGCATCTCCACCAACGTCAGCGTGTTCGACTACGAACCCGACGCCAACCCCCTGCCCCTGTACCTGCGGTCGCTGGACGGCTACGCTGGCCTGCCGCGCGACACGCTGGTGCTGCCGTCGCACGGCCGTCCGTTCAAGGGCCTGCACGAGCGCATCGCGCAGCAGCACGAGCACCACCGGGACCGCCTGGCCGAAGTGCTGGAGGCGTGCGCGGCGCAGCCACAGTCAACGTCCGACATCGTGCCCGTGCTGTTCAAGCGCAAGCTCGACTTGCACCAACTGACCTTCGCCATGGGCGAGGCGCTGGCACACCTGCATGCGCTTTATTTCGAAGGCAAGCTCAAGCGCGCGACCGGCGCGGATGGCATCGTGCGGTTCACGGCGGCCTGAGCGGCAAGCAAGTCGCGGCAAGTAAGATGTGGCAGGCAATACGCGGCAAGCAAGACGGGTTCCGGGCGGAACCCGTCAGCGTCAGCGCGTGGCGGTAGCCAGCCTGACGGCCAGGCCCACGAACACCAGGGCGGCGATGCGGTTGAGCCAGCGCTTTGCCGTCACCGAGCGTTGCAGCAGTTCGCCAAAGGCGCCGGAAAAGAAGGCGATGGCGCCGAACACCAACAGCGTCGACACGATGAACACGGCGCCCAACTGCATGACCTGCAAGCCCACCGGACCCAGCGCCGGCGTGGTGAATTGCGGCAGAAAGGCAAAGAAGAACAGCAGCACCTTGGGGTTGGTCAGGTTCATGACGATGCCGCGCCGGTACAGCGCGCCGGGTTTCAACGGTTCGGGCGCTTTGCCGGCATCGGACTCCACCGGCGCTCGCAGGATCTGCCAGGCAAGGTAGGTCAGGTATGCCGCGCCCGCCAGCTTCAACGCCGTGAACGCCATGGGCGACGCGGCGAACACGGCGGCAAGCCCCAGCGCCACGGCGGCCGTGTGACCTAGCAGCCCGGTGCACAGCCCCAGCACCACCAGCATGCCCGCCTTGCGACCCCAGATGGCCGATTGCATCAGCACGAACACATTGTCCGGCCCCGGCGTCAGCGCGAGCAGGACGGCAATGCCGAAAAATGCGGTCAGGGTGTCGATGGGCAGCATGGGTGTGGCCTGGTTGGGGGTGGGCGCCGGTCAGCCGGAGAATGGCATCATAAGGGCAAAACCACATCGTTCAGCCCCCGGCACGGGACACAAAGGACACAGAGACACGCCATGACGACACACGCCGCGCAAAGCCAGCAAGCCCCTGAGGATGAAGCCGTGAGTCCCGACGCGCATCTTGATGCACATGCCGACGCGAACCCCGACACGAACCCCGACGCGCACCCCGACGTCGCGCTGCAAGCCCTGCTGCTTGCTCGCCATAGCTGCCGCGCTTTCCTGCCCGCGCCGGTGCCGCGCAATGTCATCGAACGCATCCTGACGCTGGCGCAGCGCACGGCGTCCTGGTGCAACTGCCAGCCCTGGCAGGTGGCCATTACCGAAGGCGCGGGCACCGAGCGCCTGCGCGCGGCGCTGCAAGCGCGGGCGCAAGCCGCCGATGCTGGCCTCGGCTTCACCCCTGACTTCCCTTTCCCCCGCGAATACCGCAACGAATATCTGGCGCGCCGCCGTGAATCGGGCTTCCAGTTGTACGGCGCGGTGGGCGTGGCGCGCGGTGACCGCGACGCTTACCGCCGGCAAGAGATGCGCAATTTCCAGTTGTTCGACGCGCCGCACGTGGCCATCATCACCACCGATGAGGCGCTGGGCGAATACGGCGCGATGGACTGCGGCGGCTACGTCGCCAACTTCCTGCTGGCGGCCCAGGCCAATGGCGTAGCCACGGTGGCGCAGGCTTCGCTCGCGATGTATCCGGAAGTGCTGCGCGAGGTGCTTGGCATCGGCCCCGACCGGCGCGTGGTCTGCGGCATTTCCTTCGGCTACGCCGATACGGCGCATCCGGCCAACAGCTACCGCACGCGGCGTGCCGAGTTGCCGGAAATCGTCAGCTGGATTTCTGGCTAGCAGCAAGGGCTGACGATCCACCCAGAGGACAGACGCCGCGACGCCTGATATGGTTCACCATGTTTGCCGTTTGGCTGGCTTCGTTTGGCCCCGTCCGGCCCTGTTCATTCCTCCAGCATCCCCCTTGAAGATGACCTCCAAACACATCGATACGGTATTGCAGCACGCGGGCACCGCCCCGTTCGACCCCGAAACCGGCACGGCGCCCGTGCCGCTGCCGCCCATGCGCGCCAGCACCGTGCGGTTCCAGAACCTGGCTGCGTTGGAGCAGGCACAGCGCAGCAAGGCCGCTGGCGACCGTGCCACCACTTACGGCCGCATGGGCATGGATACCCACGCCGCGCTGGAAGAGGTCTTCACACACCTGGAAGGCGGCACGCACTGCTATCTGGCATCGTCGGGCCTGTCGGCGATGACGATGGTGATGATGGCGCTGTGCTCGGCGGGTGACCACGCGCTGATTTCTGATTGCGTCTACGGCCCGATGCGCGAGCTGGACGACGCGGTGCTCAAGCGCATGAACATCAGCATCACCTACTTCGCGGCCGATGAAAACCTGGACGCCTTGGTGCAGCCCAACACCAAGCTGCTGTACGTGGAATCACCGGGTTCGCTGTTGTTTGAAATGCTGGACATGGGCGCGATGGCGGCCGTTGCCAACCGCCACGGCCTGGTGCTGGCCACCGACAACACCTGGGGCTCCGGCTATATCTACCGCCCGCTGACGCTGGGGGCGCAGGTGTCCGTCATTGCCGGCACGAAGTACGTGGGCGGCCACTCCGACCTGATGCTGGGTGCGGTGGTGACGAACGACGAGGCCATCGCCAAGAAGCTGAACCGCACGCAATACGCGATGGGGTATTCCATCAGCGCCGACGACGCCTGGCTGGCGCTGCGCGGCGTGCGCACGATGCCGATCCGCATGGCGCAGCACGCGCGCAATGCTATGCAGGTGTGCGAATTCTTCAAGAGCCGTCCCGAAACCGTGCGCCTGTTCCACCCGGCGTGGCCCGAAGATCCGGGCCATGCGCTGTGGCAGCGCGACTGCACCGGCTCCAACGGCATGCTGTCCGTCGAGCTGCGTCTATCGCCCGCCGGTGCGGGCGCTTTCGTGGATGCGCTGAGCTTGTTCGGCATCGGCTTTTCGTGGGGCGGCTACGAAAGCCTGGTGCAACTGGTGTCGCCCAAGGACCTGTCCAAGCATCGCTATTGGGGCGAAGGCGATAACGCGCTGGTGCGTTTGCACATCGGCCTGGAGTCGCCGGACGACATCATCGCCGACCTGACCCAGGCGCTGGAGAAGGCCGCCGCGGTCGGCGCATAACGCTGACGCCGCCGCCAGCGTTTGAGGGGGCGGCGCAATGTCTCAACGCATTCCCAAAAGCAAAGCGCCCCGGCCATGCGGCCGGGGCGCTCTGCAATCCCTGCGCAAACCGAATTACTGGTTGCGCGCCATCGGGATCAATTTGTTGACTTCCTTCAAGGCGCCTTCGTAGCTGTTGCCCGCCATGACCGGCGAGGTCATGAACTTGCCACCGACGGCAAACGACGGCGTGCCGTCGATGCGGTAGGCCTCGGTCAGTTGGGTGGCGCGTTGCACCTGCGCCTGCACGCTGAACGAATCGAAGACGGAATCGAACTTGGCGCGGTCCACGCCTTGCGTGGCAACCCAGTCGCCCATGGACTTCTTGTCGAACAGGCGCTTGTGTTCACCGTGGATGGCGGTGAAGAACTTGGCGTGCAGATCGGGGCGGTCCAGCGCTTGGAACGTGTAGTAGACCTGTTGCAGCGGCTTCATGCCGGCGTTGAACGCAATGGGAATCTGCTTGAGCACGACGTCCGACGGGGCCGTCTTGGCCCACTCTTCAACCATGGGTTCCATGGCGGCGCAATGCGGGCAGGTGTAGGCGAAGAATTCCAGCACTTCCACTTTGCCCGGGGTGTCCGACGGCAGCGGCGGATTGATTGCCACATAGGCTTGCGTGCCTTGCGCGTGGCTTACCGGGCTGAAGAACGCCGAGGCGGTCAGCGCGGCCGCGGCCATGATGCGAATGATCTTTGGGGACAACATGGATGAGAGGTTCCTGAGTAAAAAGTTACAGACAGGCCCGGGGCCGGATAAGTTCAATGCAAAAAATGGCGTCGGATAGGCTTACTGGCGCACCACGGCGGTTTCAATCTTGTTTTCGCCCAAGCGGCCGCGTGCGCGGTTCATGTCGTCCAGCCGTGCAAACGGGCCAACCCGCACCCGGTTTAGCGGTTTGCCGTTGACTTCCGCCTTTTGCACCGCCACCGGCAGGCCCAGCAGGATGATGCGCGCCCTTAACGATTCAGCATCGCTTTCGCCGCGAAACGCGCCTGCCTGCAAGTAATACGTGCCCGTTGCCGCCGGCGCGGCCTTGGCGGCTGGGGCTGGGGCGGGCTTGGACAGCGGTGTCGGGCTTGGATTTTGCGTTTGAGCCGGCGTTTGACCCGACGCGGCGGCCTGCGGCTTGTTGGTGGACGGCAAGGTGGCGATCAGCGCACCCAGGTCATCCAGCCGGGACGGCGTCTCATCGGGCTTGGACGTGGTGCCGGCGCCTGGCAGGGGCACCGGCGCGGTGGCGGTGGGACCGGTGGGCGGCGCGCCTGCCGGTCCGTCGCGTCCGTACAGGCCGGCGTTCGGATCCGGCGCCTGGCGCGGGTCGGGCAGCTTGCCCGTGTCGCCCTGGCGGCTGGCCCGGTCCACGAAGGGCACGGGAGCCTTGGTGACGTAAAAGGCCACGACGGCGGCCACGATCAAGCCTAGGAGCAGACCGGCGAGCGCCCCGTAAAGGGTGCTGCCGCTTTCGCCCGAGGAACGGCGGGTGGTTTTGCGCTTGGTTGCCATGAACCGATGTTACATCCGCTCGGGCGCGGACACGCCCATCAGCGTCAAGCCATTGGCCAGCACCTGACGCGTGGTGGCGGCCAGGCGCAGGCGGGCCAGCTTCAAGGCCACGTCGTCCACCAGCACACGTTCGGCGCTGTACCAGGCGTGGAAGTCAGACGCGCAATCGCGCAGCCAGAAAGCAATGTGGTGCGGCGACAGGTCTTGCGCGGCCAGCGCCACCACGTTGGGGAATTCGGCCAGGCGCTGCATCAGCGCGAATTCGGACGGCGCGGTCAGCAAGGACGTATCGGCGGCGGCCACGTCGGCGGCGGGCATGCCGGCGTTGTTGATCATCGTGCAGATGCGCGCGTGGGCGTACTGGATGTAATAGACCGGGTTCTCGTCGCTTTTCGACAAGGCCAGGTCCACGTCGAACACGAATTCGGTGTCGGCGCGGCGCTGGATCAGGAAGTAGCGCACGGCGTCGCGGCCCACCCAGTCGATCAGGTCGCGCATGGTGACGTAGCTGCCGGCGCGCTTGGAGATCTTGACCTCTTCGCCGCCGCGCATCACCTTGACCATCTTGTGCAGCACGTACGATGGGTAGTCTTTCGGAATGCCCTCACCCAGCGCCTGCAGGCCGGCGCGCACGCGGGCCACGGTTCCGTGGTGGTCGCTGCCCTGGATGTTCACGGCGCGGTGAAAGCCGCGTTCCCATTTGGCCTTGTGGTAGGCCACGTCCGGCACGAAGTAGGTGTAGCCGCCTTCGCTCTTGCGCATGACGCGGTCTTTGTCGTCGCCGGTGCCCAGTTCGGTGGTGCGCAGCCACAGCGCGCCGCCCTCTTCATAGGTATGGCCGCCGGCGACCAGCGCCTTGACGGTGGCTTCGACGCGGCCCGACGTGTACAGCGAGCTTTCCAGGTAGTAGTTGTCGAACGCCAGGCCGAAGGCCTGCAGGTCCAGGTCTTGTTCGCGGCGCAGGTAGGCCACGGCGAAGACGCGGATGTCGTCCAGGTTGTCGATGTTGCCGGTGGCGGTGACGGGCTCGCCGTCGGACGGCTGGATGGTCTTGCCGGCCTGGAAGTCGCGGGCGATGTCGGCGATGTAGTCGCCCTTGTAGCCGTCTTCCGGCCAGTCGGGGGATTCGGTCGTCAGGCCACGGGCGCGCGCCTGCACGCTGATGGCCAGGTTGTGGATCTGGTTGCCGGCGTCGTTGTAATAGAACTCGCGGGTGACGTCCCAGCCGATGGCGTCGTACAGGCGGCACAGCGCGTCGCCCAGCGCGGCCTGGCGGGCGTGGCCCACGTGCAGCGGGCCGGTGGGGTTGGCCGACACGAATTCAACCAGGATCTTCTCGCCGCTGCGCGGGGCGCGGCCAAAGCTTGCGCCCTGCTCGGCCACGGCGGCGATGACGGCCTGGCGCGCGGCGGCGGTGATGCGCAAGTTGATGAAGCCGGGGCCGGCCACTTCGGCGCTGTCGACCAGATCACGGGCCTCGGGGTTGGCCAGCAGCGTGTCCACGATGGCTTGGGCCAATTCGCGCGGGTTGCGGCGGGCCGGCTTGGCCAGTTGCATGGCCACGTTGGTGGCAACGTCGCCGTGGGCGGCAACCTTGGGGCGCTCGAGCAGCACGTTGGCCTGGGCGTCGGGAAGGCTCTGCGCAACGGCGGCCTGGATCAGGGAGATAAGCTGTTTTTGTTGCTCGGGGAGCATGGGCGTCTGAAGAAGTTCTGGGTGAGTGACCAAGGCGGGGATCAAGCGGACGGTGTCCGGGCCGGCGATGTCACGGGAATCATCCGGAATGATAGTTGATTTGGCGGTCCAACCGGCGGCCTCGGGGGCGCAAACTGTCCGGCAAGCGTTCGCGGGGACGGCGGAACTCTCAATAAAATCAATCGCCTAGGTTTGCGAGGGCGCGCCGACGGCAACCGCCCCTGCGCCCGCGCCATAGCGCCAGTTGGCATCGCTTTGGCGTTGGGGTAGTGTATGTAACGTATTCATTGAGGGAGACCGCAACATGCTGATTACCTTTCACTCCAAGGTCGTGGCCGAAGTTCTGATGGTGTCCGACCACGCCGTCCCCATCCTGCAGGCGGCGGGAAAGCCCATCGGCGACAAGATCCCCGAACGTGGTGTTTTCACCGTCGAGCAACTGGGCCCCGCCATCAGCGGCATCGAGCACGCCATTGAAAGCGCCGAGCGTCCCGACGAGGACGAAGACGACGAAGACAAGGCGCCCCGCTCGGCCATGGCGCGCATGGTCGGCTTGAAGGAACGCGCGTTTCCGCTGCTGGACATGATGCGGCAATCTCAAGCCGCGGGCGTCGAAGTTACCTGGGAAGCTTCGCGCGGTTGGTAAGCAATGTCGCCCGGCGGACAATCTGCCCGGCGTTTTTTGCCTACCCTTGCCGCCTGACGCCCTTTCAAGGAACCCCTTTATGCGCTGCGACATCACCATTGTTTTCGACACCCGCCGGTCGCTGGACCTGACCGCCACGGTGGAAACGTCCCCGCAACGCCAGAGCGACGCGCGCGACTGGTTCGACGGCGCCTGGGAAACCCTGGGCTGCGAACCGTTGCGCCCCAGCGGCAAAGTGCTGCTGTTGGACAAGGTGCTGGGCGTGGCCGACGCGCTGGGCTACGACACCCTGTCCTCCGACGCCAAGGAAGCCCGCGAGTTCGCGGAGCATCTGGCCATGGCGCTGGAGCGCCCGCGCATCACCGTCGACCTGCCGGGTTTGACCGTCGGCTACTGACGGCCCAGGCGCGGCATACGTGAAAATCCCCGCTCGCAAGGCGGGGATTTGCTTTGGGCGGCGTCTGCATGCCTTGCGGCAGCAGGCAAAATCCTAGCGGATCCCCGCCCGCATGAACGATTGCACGAACTGCCGCTGGAACAGCAGGAAGGCGATCAACAGCGGCGCGGCCGACATCAGGGTTGCGGCGGTGATGACCGACCAGTCGATGCCCTGGTCGGTGGACGAGAACACCTGCAAGCCCACCGTCAACGGCCGGGATTCGACCGAGTTGGTGATGATCAGCGGCCACAGGAAATTGTTCCAGTGGTGGCTGACCGACACCAGCCCATAGGCCACGTAGATCGGCTTGGCCAGCGGCACATATACCTTCCACAGAATCTGCATGGCGTTGGCGCCTTCCATGCGCGCCGCTTCCTCAAGCTCGCGCGGCACCGTCTTGAAGGTCTGGCGCAGCAGGAAGATGCCGAACGCCGAGGCGAAGTACGGCAGCCCGATGGCGAACACCGTGTCGCGGATGCCCAGTTGGCTCATCGACCGGTAGTTCTCCACCAGCAGCACGTCCGGCATGATCATCAGCTGCAGCAACACCAGCATGAAGACGAAATCGCGGCCCCGGAATTCAAAGCGCGCGAAGGCGTAGCCCGCCAGCGTGGACAGCACCAGTTGCGCCGCCAGCACCATCGTGACCAGCATGAAGGTGTTCAGGAAGTAGCGCGGAAACGGCGCGGCATTCCAGGCGCGCGCGAAGTTATCCAGCGTCAGCGGCGCGAACAGCTCGAAGCGGGTTGCGTAGGCCGGGGGGTGGAACGCCGCCCACATGGCATAGGCAAGCGGCAGAATCCACAACAGGCCCAGCGCCCAGGCGCCCAGGGTATCTAGCTTGTCTTTCATTGATAGTGCGTCCTGCGGTCCAGCCAGCGGAACTTGATCAGCGCGGTCAGCGCCAGTACCACCAGCAACACGACGGTCAGCGTGGCGGCGTAAGCCGTGTCCCAGAAACTGAAACCCACCTGGTAGATGTAGTACAGCAGCAAGGTGCTGGCGTTGTCCGGCCCGCCGCGCGTCATGACCACCACATGGTCCACCAGACGGAAGGCGTTGATCAGGGCATTGATCAGCACGAACAGCGTGGTGGGCATCAAGAGCGGCCACAGGATGCGGCGGAAATACTGCCAGCGCGAGGCGCCTTCCAGCATGGCGGCCTCGCGCAGCGACGGCGACACGGTCTGCAAGGCGGCCAGGTAGAAGATCATGAAAAAGCCGGCTTCCTTCCACACCGTTACCAGCATCAGCGCCGGCAAGGCGGTTGCGCTGCTACCCAGCCAGTTGGGGCCGGGCGCACCGAACCAACCCATTACCTGCGCAATCAAGCCGTATTGCGGCGTGTAGAAGAACAGCCAGATGTTGGCCACCGCCACCATCGGCAGCACCGTCGGCGTGAAGTACGCCATGCGCAGAAAGCCGCGGCCGCTCAGATTGCGGTTTACCCACAGCGCCATGATCAGCGCAATGCCGATGGACGTGGGGATCGTGCCCAGCGCAAACCACAGGTTGTTCCACAGCGACTGCCAGAACACCGGATCGTCACGCATCAGGGCGTAATTCTCCAGCCCCACGAACCGCGCCGGACGCGCGCCCTTGGGGGTGGAGAAAAAGCTGTGCCAAAGCGTCGCCACGGCCGGGTAGTGCGTGAACGCGGCGAGCAGCACGATGGCTGGCAGCAATAGCAGCCAGCCATAAAGCGCATGTAAAGAGCGGCTCATCGTGCTTGTCGGCTTACTTGTAGGAACGCAGCACGCGATCGGCCTCGCGCTGGGCGTCGGTCAGGGCTTGCTGCGGCGTCTTCGACCCGATCAGCGCCGCTTGCAGCGCATCGTTCAGGGTCTT
It contains:
- the argS gene encoding arginine--tRNA ligase, whose product is MLPEQQKQLISLIQAAVAQSLPDAQANVLLERPKVAAHGDVATNVAMQLAKPARRNPRELAQAIVDTLLANPEARDLVDSAEVAGPGFINLRITAAARQAVIAAVAEQGASFGRAPRSGEKILVEFVSANPTGPLHVGHARQAALGDALCRLYDAIGWDVTREFYYNDAGNQIHNLAISVQARARGLTTESPDWPEDGYKGDYIADIARDFQAGKTIQPSDGEPVTATGNIDNLDDIRVFAVAYLRREQDLDLQAFGLAFDNYYLESSLYTSGRVEATVKALVAGGHTYEEGGALWLRTTELGTGDDKDRVMRKSEGGYTYFVPDVAYHKAKWERGFHRAVNIQGSDHHGTVARVRAGLQALGEGIPKDYPSYVLHKMVKVMRGGEEVKISKRAGSYVTMRDLIDWVGRDAVRYFLIQRRADTEFVFDVDLALSKSDENPVYYIQYAHARICTMINNAGMPAADVAAADTSLLTAPSEFALMQRLAEFPNVVALAAQDLSPHHIAFWLRDCASDFHAWYSAERVLVDDVALKLARLRLAATTRQVLANGLTLMGVSAPERM
- a CDS encoding DUF1840 domain-containing protein — encoded protein: MLITFHSKVVAEVLMVSDHAVPILQAAGKPIGDKIPERGVFTVEQLGPAISGIEHAIESAERPDEDEDDEDKAPRSAMARMVGLKERAFPLLDMMRQSQAAGVEVTWEASRGW
- a CDS encoding carbohydrate ABC transporter permease produces the protein MKDKLDTLGAWALGLLWILPLAYAMWAAFHPPAYATRFELFAPLTLDNFARAWNAAPFPRYFLNTFMLVTMVLAAQLVLSTLAGYAFARFEFRGRDFVFMLVLLQLMIMPDVLLVENYRSMSQLGIRDTVFAIGLPYFASAFGIFLLRQTFKTVPRELEEAARMEGANAMQILWKVYVPLAKPIYVAYGLVSVSHHWNNFLWPLIITNSVESRPLTVGLQVFSSTDQGIDWSVITAATLMSAAPLLIAFLLFQRQFVQSFMRAGIR
- a CDS encoding carbohydrate ABC transporter permease; translation: MSRSLHALYGWLLLLPAIVLLAAFTHYPAVATLWHSFFSTPKGARPARFVGLENYALMRDDPVFWQSLWNNLWFALGTIPTSIGIALIMALWVNRNLSGRGFLRMAYFTPTVLPMVAVANIWLFFYTPQYGLIAQVMGWFGAPGPNWLGSSATALPALMLVTVWKEAGFFMIFYLAALQTVSPSLREAAMLEGASRWQYFRRILWPLLMPTTLFVLINALINAFRLVDHVVVMTRGGPDNASTLLLYYIYQVGFSFWDTAYAATLTVVLLVVLALTALIKFRWLDRRTHYQ